Genomic segment of Canis lupus dingo isolate Sandy chromosome 9, ASM325472v2, whole genome shotgun sequence:
ggcTTGGGGGAGGAAAGCCAGAGCCAAAGCAGCATAATTTCTCCACACCAAAACATTTAAGAACTTTACTtgtcagtccatagagcatgggGACAGTAGCCCATCCTACAGAGTGCCTGAATGATGGCTGGGACCCTTGTGGGTGCTGTAGAAACTCTGAGGTGGCATGGGGCTATGGTTGTTGCTGTTACAATGAGTATATTACCTTATacttagagatttttttgtttgtttaggctTTGAATTACTTCAGTGTGAAACCTAAAATTCTGTTGATGCCTGAGCAGCTGTGAAAGTCTAATAGGTTTTGGAGACAGATCTGAGTTTGCAGTCAGGTTCCAGTTGAGCTATGGGATCTTTGGCAAGTTCCTTTACTTCTGAGTCTCAAAATTGTCATCTGTAGGCTGGGGATAATGGCACCAAACTCACAGGGACCTTTTCAGGATCAAAAGTGATGCTATATGTAAGGCTCATGGGAAGGGCTTAAAAATTGGTAGCTTTCACTGTTTATTAGGATTACATTATCTTCCCTAGAATAGTACCTTAGACATAGTGAGTGTTCTGTGAGTGTTTACAGAGATGAAACGGCTTTGTTATTCTTGGTGGTTGACTAGTGTTAACCCAGAGTGAGGACATCTGGGTACTAAATATTCAGGTATTCATTACTCTTCCTCTGACCACTAGGTATAAGTAACATTGCTTGAAGATCCTACGTGCATAGGCATCACTAACTAGTGCTTTGGGGAGGACAGGACAGAGTGGAATGACCCCAGTGCTTATGGAGTACTTATTCTGCCCCAGTCTTTCTCCAGTGCTCTGAGCAAACCTGCCTGCTGGGCAACTTGATTCCCTTTTCCCACAGAGGGAAACCTAGCTTCAGAAATGTTGAGTAACTAATGCAGAATCACACCACTGATGAGCGATCCATCCTCTATCTCATAGTGCCTTCTCAGAGAAGGGAAGAGTCCTTTCGTTGTATAATTGAAAACGTCAAGGAATCATTTATAAGTAGATAATGCATGCTGTCAAATGAGCATATCAAGTAGTACGGGGCACAATCTTGGTATGCACCCAGGGAGACAGGACAGGGAAGTAAAGGAACAGTATAAGGGGGCAAATGCCAGGGGGGAGGAATAGAATTATCTCACATTGCTTCTGGCTTGAGAGGTTTCATTCCACCCATCTGAAATGCTGGCATTGATATCATGCCTTGACTGGCAGTATAGTACGTGTATATCCAACAGCGGCGAGACCTGGACTTGAACGGGTGGAAGATCCACGTGATCCTGGCTCAGAGCACCTCTGTACCTCAGATTGCTGAGAGGTCTGGTGTGGTCCGGGTGAATCAGTACAAGCAGAGCCTGGCAATCGAGAGTGATGGCAAGAAGGGGAGCAAAGGTAAAGGCGGGGTCCATGATGGCATACTGGGCAGGGCCACTCTATGAAGGCCATGCTGATTGTGTGGCTTGTAAAATACATGATGCTTATTACCTGAGGTCAGATAATGGGCATGGgtataaaacaaacaagagaGCAAAACCTGGGGAGAGACTCAGTTAACCCCCCAAAACTTACTTGAATGCATGATGGGTATTGAAATCTGACTCAACCCATTCTTGGCTCTTGCATTGTCCAGAGGAAATCAAACCAGAAGGTTTAGAAATCCAGTACAGGCTAGTACTTGAGATACATACATAGGGCCTTGGGCATAGCGGTGGGCAAGAGGGCTGGCAGGACTGACTCTGAGGATGAAGCTCCTGCCTGCCTTGAGTTCCAGCCCGCACAGAGAAAAGCTTAACAGAGCAGTGGCACACAGCCACTTGCTGTACTGGAATCAGTGTGGCCTTGACTTGCATGTGAGGCAAAATCTGAACCATAATTCTGATGCTTCTCAGATCTGTCACCTTGGACATGCCACCTAACTGCTCTGAGTCTCCATGTTGTCATTTATAAGTGGGGGTTTAATTTTACCAAATCCTTTGGACTAAGATAAttagtgaaaaataattaaatgagaatttatatCCAATGTCTAGCACTTGCCGGGCATTGAATAAGTATCAGAAAAATGTGCCTGTGGCtatgttttcataaatatttatatataaacatttatattctgGAAGGGAAGACACAAGAATCCTCTGGAATCCCTTCTTGCTTTCGGCCTGATGAAGGAAGGTGCGGGGCTGGGACGTTTGTAGAGTTTGTAGttgtttttctaacatttttccttctcttgaattgtcctttctttcccctctagTTTTCATGTATTACTTCGATAACCCGGGTGGCCTAATTCCGTCCTGGCTCATTAACTGGGTCGCCAAGGTGAGATCCCAGGAGGCAGATGGGGGAAGTGTGTTTGACAAATGTTGACTTAGCCCACAGGGCTGTCAGGCTGAGGAGATGCCATGTCTCAGGCCTAATGAGGCTCTTTTATGAAGCAGCTTGGTTGAGTGACTACAGTTAGGACTGAGGTTGCCAACACCCAGGATGTGGGGGCTGGGACAAAAGAAGAATCCTTAGCTGGAATGTCAGACACTGCTTGGTAGTAAGACCCTGACAGGATCAGTCTCTGGATCCTCCAGACAATAGCCTGATCCTTGTAGGAAAAATGGTGCCtttgagccctgcatctgctTATAGAGTAGGACGGGCCAGCCTGGCTCGAGAGACCACCAGACATGTCCAAGCCTGAAGTCTCCAGTTTTGTCACTGTTGTTTCTCTGTAAGGAGAGAGAACCACAGTGCTGGCCTGATCGTTAGAGACTGTCCTGCCGGAGAACCTCTCTATGGCTCTGAATGGCTCTATGAGAACCATTCAGTGCTTTGTAGGAGTCCTGTATACTGGTGGGAGGTCTGGGCACATTCCCTGGGAGAGTGCAGAGCACACAGGCTTTGAGTCAAACCCATGTGACTTTGAATCCTGGCCCTGCTTCTGTCTGTATATTTTAGGGAAGCtgttgatttcttcctttctctaaatGAGAGTATTACTGACCCTGTAGAATAGTGAAAATAATGCAGTGTCTGGGGAAAGTCGTGCACAGTGCTCAGCACTAAGGAATAACTAGTCTGTCCTTTGCCCCACATCCTCACTGTTTCCTAATTGTGTAGAAGAAGTCCTTTCTCTGATATCTGGGTTAGAATCCCACAACCCAACCCAATCCCAtttcctgtgttttttcttttcaaaaaatagtgtCTCAGAAGAATCTTTGGTTTTTACTAGCAAAGCCAAGATATACAACAGATCCGCTGCTATCTAGTCTCACCTGTGCCTTCAACCTTTTGACATTGTCTGTGGCCATTTCTGTAGAAATTGTACAGGGGCCCTATTGTCATATTTATAATTCTCAAAACCTTCTTTGTTTACCTCTGCCCTATCCCAAGGAATCAAGAGTAATGTCTATGAGGACATAGAAGTAACAGTTCTCCTTTGCTTTGCAGGGTAGTGTTCCTGTCTTCTTGAATGACATGGCCAATGCCTGTCAGAGGTACAAGAGGAGAACCTAAGAATGGGGATTGTATGTTCATGGAATGATTTCTCTGGAAGTGCTAAAGCCACCTGAAGCTCTGCTTtccttttactttccattttcGGAGACCTGCAAGCTATCCAGTATTTCCTCCCTGAGTGTGTTTGCCTGACACCGGGCTTCCTTTCCCAGTCTCCCCACCCCGGGACTGGCTGCCTTCTTCCACTGTTGAATATGGGTCAGAATAGGGAAActcttgcttgtttatttttaaaaagggaagtcCTCAGTAGAGAACACAATCATTCCATTGTGCCATTTCAGCgggatgggtgggtggaggaaCGACAACAATGCAGGAGCAACTGATCCCGGGGAGCTGGCTCCTTCCCAGAATGTGACTTCTTGCAGCTCAGGAGGGGCTGCTGCGAGCCCCATCCCCTTCAGAGTGGAGTCTCAGGGCAACAAGACTGGATGATATGGACTGAAGTCCATTTGCCTTATGCTTTAGTGTATTGATTTGGCTGCAGTGTGAGGTGATAATGCAGTAAGTCTCTCTCCCGTTCCTACTTGTGGAAGATCATGACCTGTTTTGATTTCAAACCATTCTGAAAAACAGTAGAGGCCTAAGCACTTAATGTGATAACCACTTTTTTTCTCATCATCCATGTCTAGATTTCTGTTTCCCACATGCCCCAGGGGAGAGGCTGCGCATACCTTGCTTATTCTGCATTTTATTGGAAACTGAGGCATCACGATGGCTCTGGAAGTTAGCAAAAGGCAAGATGCTCTGCACACAGCACTGTGATAAAGTGTCCTTCTATGCAATAAAATGAATTACCTTCTAGAACGTTTAGAGATACTGAACAGATAGAGTTCACAGCCAAGGAAATACTAGTGGATTGATCAACTCTCCACCTTTTCCTCAGGAATACAACCTAAGTTGCCTGCCTCTTTGACCACCAAAAGACTTCCAATTCCTTGTTTTCTCCTGAATTTTGGTAAACCAGGATGTTCCGTGGCTAAAGGCACAGccttcatgatctcagggaaaCATTTTAACCACAGTATTATGGTACTGAACCTTGATTAGAGGTCATAGAAATTCAGGATgtgaaaacagaagcagaggaTTTATTAAAATGGGAGATCTCAGACTGTATGTTTGCTCTCTGGGAAAATAGATTGATACCAATAAATACCGAGTGACTTATATTTCTCTTGTTTGCAGCTTTCTTTCTACCATGTTCCTTTTGTGAGGTTGAATCAGTTAGGTGTCAACATTTGCAAGGCACATCCAACCTGACTAATGACCTGGAGtataaaaaaggattttaggTGCATTTATATGCAAGACCAGGTATAGAGTGGCCTCACGTTAGGGTTGATACAGGTGCTCAAACTGACATTAGAATTTGGGTATATTCTTTTTCAGGTTATCTTTGATGCTGGGCTGTGTCTGGTGACCGGATTACTGCTGACAGCAAAAGGTAGACCTATACCTTTCCAGACTCATGCTGAGTCAAAGAAGACAACATTTCTTTCCAGTAGATCCTATAACCATCCTATGACTTTTCTCTCAACGATGTGTCAGTCCCTTCCTCAGTCATTGTGGTCTTATGGATAGACTTAGGCAAATAAGTGAATGCCTCATAAATTTaccattaaaatatcattattggTAATGTAGCTGGCATTTAattttagataaatgaaatctaaatgtGTCTTGTAATAGAGGATCAAGTTGAAAATTTAAGTATAGAGTCACTGAAACACAGCACTACAATTACAGTTTTTCAGTAGAGAATCAAATTCAGTTGGTGTCATGCATCCCATATCTTTCAACAGCCTTTGATAATTTGCTAAGAACTCTGAAGTCACTACTTTTGCAGAGTTTCTAGGCAAAATAGTTACAGAAAAAGTCAGAAAGTTTGCAATAATTAGTAGAGTTTTGACTCTTTGGCATTTCTCTGTGCTAATTTGGAGAAGACAATCATCTACACAGCATTAAAATACAAGGTTATGTGGGAAACAAAACCCGTGAGCCAATTGGTAAATGTCAGAGGTGCAGAATATGTAGAACTGGTGCTTTAGAGGGTGCACCTGATTCCTCAGTGTATGCCTCTCCACAAAGGCTAGGGGTGTCATTTGGAATTTGAAAGTTGTAAACGTCCTTCCTGTAGCACTTTGgttaacacttatttttttccatgtctgtCTCTTCACATACTAAGATCTCTGTGGATTGGAAGAGTTATTTTCCTTTGATTACTAGGGGActatatagtaggtactcaaagGAATGTACTcaatagtaggtactcaataattTAGAGAAGATGGACCAAATGACACCAGAAGGTAAAACCCATCCTGGTATGGAGGTTTAATTTGATTACATTAAATGATAACTAGTACTATTTAGTAATTTAATTCAGGCCAAATTATTTCCCAAATCATCATTTTTTGGGGGAAGAAGGGTTCTAGATGGTTCTCATTAGTCCTCTGTTTGTTAAGGGATGGCATATCTGGTGTATTTCTGGGTTATGTTTTGATGTTATAGAAATGGCATAGTCTGGACTGAGTTCAGTTGAGATTAGTCaggatttcaatattttattttattttttattattcttcccCCCCCGCCCTCCGAGAAGGcatgtgagcaggagggaggggcaaagggaggagagagagaatcttaagtaggctccacgcccagtgcagagcctgatacagggctccatcttaggaccctgagatcatgacctgagccaaaatcaatagttgggcacttaaccaactgagctacctaggcgccccaggatttcaggattttaatgaaaaaagtagCACTACTGTTGGAGTTACATTTTTTCCACAGGTGAGTTATTCACACGGCATAACAATGAAAAGTTATTGACCATTATTGGAATTGAAGGATTCCAGCAAAGAGTTGCTTCCCTTGAAAATGTTCCTATTTCACACTGAGAGTCCTGGCCTACCCCTGGCACCCTGGCTGAAATTCCTCACCCAGAGTCCCCGTCTACAATGCTGCCCTTCAAACCTCTTGCTTCCCATATGGATCTGGaagagacaaaaccaaaagaacccATTCAATTCTCATGTTTCTGGTAGCACCAACCATTCAGCTGAGGGAATTATCCTTAAAAGCTTTGAGACATGCATTCACTAATGAATATATCTTGGGTCTGTTGTCCACCTGGCAAGGGGACAGACCGCAATGAATGATATTCCTGCAATGAATGACATAGATTTAGTGTCAGCTTATGGTCTAGTGAAGAAGCGGTGGGCAGGCTGTTGAAAGACTGAGTTTTGACAAAGGGCAAGTAAAGGGTGCCAGATGTAAAAATGGGGGCACTAACCAAGTTTGAGGGGTCAGGGAAGCACATGTTGTAGTTGGCTGCGAGAAGGTTGGAGAAGAAAACTGTTCTGCATGGAAGGAACTATTTGCCTTAAGCTCCTCCAGCAGGAGAACCAGTCACCTGTGAGGAACTACCAAAGCCAGTATGGCTGAAGCAATGGGCTGGAAGGAGAAACAGCTCACATGTGGCTGAAGAAGTAGGCAGTCAGGCCACGGGGGATGGTGAGAGCTATGATTTTAGACTTTATACTCAGATCACCAATAAGCTTTGTAGGATATTAGGCTGACCTAAAATCAGCAGTGACTTGATGAGTTTTTTCCTTCTCACCAGCTGCTCATTTTCCCCTCATGGCTCTTCTTTCACCATCTCTAACAGTCCAACACCATCATGGGTTCTCTCCATGGTGAATGAAGAGTACCTCCACGGGGTCCAGCCTTGTCAGTTGGAATCCTCTTCACCATTAGGTAACTGGCAGAGTAGCCCACACTCCAATCTAGTTTCCAAATGGAGTATCAACCTTTGAagtctaaacagaaaaaaagcagggAATATGCATGCACATCGCCTGCTGGTGTACAACATACCCTCCAATGGGCTGCGTCATGCAGCCCACAGGAGCAGAACCATTTCAGGATCCAGAAGTGGGAGAGAATAAGGAAAGGCACAAAAAATGTAAGCGGGTATGCTTTCCCAAAGTTGCTTTTTCCACATTCTTCCCCAACTAcaaagaaacttatttttgtcTTGAAAAGACGGAAATATTGTTTAGGTTCTTAGAATTTAGAACTAACAAGAACGAAGGGcttcagaaaaattatttatattgcatattttttatgcatattttcataGGTGTCAGCATGGATACACATTGTATGTAGTCCATTTCATGGGATATAATGATGGAACAACTAAGTGGCATTAACAGAAGTCAGGTTCAGTGCTACGCAGCAGAGTTCACAAAGGTAGAACAGTTTCTTCCACTAGGGAATTAGTCCAGAGAGGGCATCCCATACATGCACAGTTCACGGTAAGTGGACGATGTGATCACCTGTGTAGGAAAGGAAAATCTGTAGTATTTCAGGAGCTTTTTGGCAAATCGCTGTTAAGACAAAACGTCCCAATGGAATTGCTAATgctcaaccccactcaccaaaaaaacaaaacaaaacaaacaaacaacaacaacaacaaaattgacTTAATCACAcacttctgggaaatgaacttAAACCTCTCCAGCCAGGAATCACCCGATCAGCACATGATACCTCACTTGCCTGATAGACGCCTGCCATCCCTAAAGCAAAGCGACCTTGCAATAACCAACCCGTTTTGTTGTCCGGTCACTGCCAATGTCTTTGATCTTGCacagctcctcagagctccctTCTACCTGTTGGATTGGATGCTGCCCAAGTTGAATCGAGTTTTGTTGAAGCGAGTTCTCAAATGCTTTAATATGCCTCAGTGTATCTCGTGAGAGTCTAGGTGTcccaagaggaaaggaagggagagccTCCGCAGCCgccaggggcagggggccacCGGGGCACCGACCTGGGGTGCACCGACCTGGGGCGCCCCCTGAGCCCGCAGCTTTCCTGCTGCCTCTGGGGTGGGAGTCGCGCTGGGATCCTGGCTCTGCAGCTTCGTGGGAGGCGCTTTCAGACTCGACTCGGGCATTTCTCTGTCCAGATGGAGTCCAGATGCCGGCCGGAGTCAGCCTGGGCCTGACTTAGAAACTAGCAGGGACCGCAGGGAGGTCGGGGCTGAGAAGGTGGGCACGTAGGGCGGAGCGGGCGAGCGCtggcctctgtccctcttggAACCGGAACGGTTCTGGGTCCGCCTCGGAAACCAGCCAGGGCTGGAGCCGGGGTCTGGCCTAGAAGCCCGACCCGACAGGGACGGGCTGGTTCCGTTTAGAACCGACCAGGTGCTGGTGGGGCGACCGGGTGCAGTTTAGTAACCGAGGGCGCGCCCTGGGTCGGGCCTAGAAACCCGAGAGGGCGGCAAGACCCGGGCCAGGGTGAGGCCTGCGCTGAGGCCGACGTGAGATGTGCGAGGCCGACCGAGCGGCCGCCTTCCCGCAGGCCAGGCTGAGCTGCTGCGGCCTCCCCGAGAGCTCTTCACCCTCCGAAGCTCATCCACTTACCCGGAGCCCTGGGCCAAGCACTCACCATAAGGGGTGGAGGGAAACGACTTTTCCTCCATGTAAGATTCCTGGTGGCCAGCAGGAGACCCGCTGGGACACCCCACTCACCCCAGAGCCTGCGGATGGCATCCTGCGAGAACTAGCACAAGCCTCTGGAGCTAACAAGTCTTACCAAAGGTAGGGCTCCCATTTTCGTCTGTGTGTGTGGTGCCTGGTTGAGAGAAAAGGGCAGGATTTCATGTACCCCACTTTTCTAGATTCAGATGAGTAGGCAAAATGTTTGTAAGGATAGGGTCTTTGAATTGTGACTGGTGAAGGTGCTCTTGGGTGCTCCTGGGTGGTCagtcccttcccctcccagggATATCTTTGGCCTTCTTGGTTGTCTCATTCTGTGTCCTGAGAACCTGGCTTGGCAACGGCCGGGTTGGCTCCCACATATCGCTGTGCAGAAATGTAGGTGGTTCTCCGTTTCTGCCTGGCATCCTAGCGACTGTTTCCAACGTCAGGGAAGTTGCAAATGTCTTTCTTTTGGGAGTGGATCTTGGGGAGTGGGGTAGTATCTTTGCCCCTTGTCCCTATGGGGTTGCTCATTACTGCTGGGAATATTTACTGCCTGTCCGAGGCTGAAACTTGACAAGATACtcaaaaggatttcttttttacttatcttCTTTCTTAAGAAGTTCTATGGTCAGACCTTGGCCAAAGTGGAAGCTGATATTCAGCGCCTGACAGGAAATTTGTCCTAGGCTTTCTCCCTAAGCTAAATGATACTGTGGACccaaaaaagagagacaaacgtTCTGGAACTTTTGTGGAAGGATTTACTAAAACATTCCAAAGACACACAGCTCTGAATCTAGAACACAGGAATCTTTTGACTTTCACCTTAGTGAAGTTCCTTTCCCTGCTATGAAGATGCAAACTGAGGATAAGGTAGTTGGATGGGAGGAGTGGTCTCCATATCTTTTGGGGTTGCAGCTCAATTCTTTGAGGAATTAGAAGCAGTTGTGCATACCTTATAAATCgaatctttaaaagaacagaaatgtggTCTGAAAACTATTCAAAGTCCTTCCATGTGGTTTACCAGTCCCCAAACCTCTATTCATCTGGAAGGCTTGCAGAGGGTATCTAAGATCTGGACTGAGGGAACAGGAGTTCTTCTCCATGGAACTTGGATTTGTCTCTGTGCCTATTGTGATGTAAGTATTTTAGGTAGCCTTTCCCAGGAACCAAGGTAATTCTtacaaggagaggaaaaaagaaaaggatattttgCACAATATGtctatgaaaaatctttaaagtctCTTTCACAAACCTTAAAAGGTATCTGAGTAGGTAAATTTATTCCATCTACCAGTAAACACattggatcctgggactccaggttcaggAACTGAGCGGAGAGCATAACCatcggagccacccaggccacccctcataactaaaattttaaaatgaaagctgtGAGATCTGTTCAAACTGTTTGTATATTTAGGTATAGTAATATATGTATGCTCTAGATACATTGGGGttttttctctctacctttgACTAGTATTTCCAAAATtagttttcttgaaatttttatttaaattcctattaacatgcagtgtaatgttagcttcaggtatacagtaCAGTGATCCGACACCTCCACaggacacccagtgctcatcacaaccagtGTGCTCCTCCATCCCCATCACCAAGTTCCCCATCACCCCACATCCCTCCTcatctggtaaccattagtttgtccTCTATAGCTGAGTCTGTTTTTTagcttgcctctctttttctcccctctgctcaatttgtttcttaaattccacagatgagtgaaatacTTCTCTttctatgatttattttgcttagcatgatactctgtagccctatccatgtcattgcaaatgggaaaatttcattcctttttatggctgaatagtattccatttaaaatatagacatcacatcttctttatccattcattagttggggacacttgggctatttccataatttggcgaTTGTAGATAACGGTGCtacaaacatcagggtgcatgtatccctttgggtaattacctagtagtgtaattgctggactGTAGGGTGGTTGTATTTTTAACCTGTCAAGTTAATCGATGAAGTGTTCTATATACTGGCTAAAAGACAAATaagcattatataaatatactctGATAAATACAGAAACTAACCCAAATATTTGGCAAGTTCACATGATCTAGGATAGTCCTCAGTAAATAAAAGCTAATTTAGGTTTATTGGT
This window contains:
- the LOC112655455 gene encoding phosphatidylcholine transfer protein-like isoform X1 gives rise to the protein MEGAAGGSFSDDQFWEVCMELQRFQLVGANWELMVEAQGICVYRRLDEQTGLCEYKVYGVLDNCLPDVLADVYMDLDYRKQWDEYIEELYQLEYNGDTVVYWQVKYPFPMYNRDYVYIQQRRDLDLNGWKIHVILAQSTSVPQIAERSGVVRVNQYKQSLAIESDGKKGSKVFMYYFDNPGGLIPSWLINWVAKGSVPVFLNDMANACQRFLFPTCPRGEAAHTLLILHFIGN
- the LOC112655455 gene encoding phosphatidylcholine transfer protein-like isoform X4, which translates into the protein MDTLEPQTGLCEYKVYGVLDNCLPDVLADVYMDLDYRKQWDEYIEELYQLEYNGDTVVYWQVKYPFPMYNRDYVYIQQRRDLDLNGWKIHVILAQSTSVPQIAERSGVVRVNQYKQSLAIESDGKKGSKVFMYYFDNPGGLIPSWLINWVAKGSVPVFLNDMANACQRFLFPTCPRGEAAHTLLILHFIGN
- the LOC112655455 gene encoding phosphatidylcholine transfer protein-like isoform X3, giving the protein MDTLEPQQTGLCEYKVYGVLDNCLPDVLADVYMDLDYRKQWDEYIEELYQLEYNGDTVVYWQVKYPFPMYNRDYVYIQQRRDLDLNGWKIHVILAQSTSVPQIAERSGVVRVNQYKQSLAIESDGKKGSKVFMYYFDNPGGLIPSWLINWVAKGSVPVFLNDMANACQRFLFPTCPRGEAAHTLLILHFIGN